The Niastella koreensis GR20-10 genome includes a window with the following:
- a CDS encoding porin family protein: MKRIIISAALLLLIKVASAQHVEYGIKGGVNFANIKDENADNKADAKTGFNLGGLAHIHLTRAFAVQPEIVYSTQGAEYNDGKLRLNYINVPVLAQYMFADGFRLQTGPQLGILTTSSFKSGHTETDVDNFSNADFGWVFGASYLSHSGLGVDARYNMGLTDVTKSNTNDFKNRVWQLGLFYQFHH, translated from the coding sequence ATGAAGAGAATTATTATTTCAGCAGCGCTGTTATTGCTGATTAAAGTTGCGAGTGCGCAACACGTTGAGTATGGTATAAAAGGCGGTGTTAACTTTGCAAATATCAAAGATGAAAATGCCGACAATAAAGCAGATGCAAAAACCGGGTTTAATCTCGGCGGTCTTGCTCATATCCATCTCACCCGGGCATTTGCCGTTCAACCAGAAATAGTGTACAGTACACAAGGTGCTGAATATAACGATGGCAAATTAAGATTGAATTATATTAACGTTCCTGTGTTGGCGCAATACATGTTTGCCGATGGATTTAGATTACAAACCGGACCCCAGTTAGGCATTTTAACAACCTCCAGTTTCAAAAGTGGTCATACAGAAACGGATGTAGACAACTTCAGTAACGCCGACTTTGGATGGGTGTTTGGCGCCAGCTATCTTAGCCATAGCGGCCTGGGCGTGGATGCCCGTTATAACATGGGTCTTACTGATGTTACGAAAAGCAACACCAATGATTTCAAGAACCGGGTATGGCAATTGGGTCTTTTCTACCAGTTCCATCACTAG
- a CDS encoding FAD-binding oxidoreductase, with the protein MESHIVKIKTIKQVTHDVKSFRMEKPAGYVFKPGQATEVAINKEGWKEERRPFTFTSLNNEPTLEFTIKRYAEHKGVTNQLHQLVPGDELILHDVWGAIEFKGPGYFIAGGAGITPFLAILRQLHRDNQIAGNTLFFSNKTAGDIIYESELKDILGNNFINILSREPKEGYESGKIDEPYLRSHVTDFNKHFYVCGPDKMISDINGTLEKLGAKPDAVVFEK; encoded by the coding sequence ATGGAATCGCATATTGTTAAAATAAAGACCATCAAACAGGTTACACACGATGTAAAAAGTTTTCGCATGGAGAAACCTGCTGGTTATGTTTTCAAACCCGGGCAGGCAACCGAAGTAGCCATTAATAAAGAAGGCTGGAAAGAAGAGCGAAGACCATTTACGTTTACCTCATTGAATAACGAACCCACTCTTGAGTTTACGATAAAACGATATGCCGAACATAAAGGCGTTACCAATCAGCTCCATCAACTGGTGCCCGGCGATGAATTGATCCTGCACGATGTATGGGGTGCCATTGAATTCAAAGGGCCTGGTTATTTTATTGCCGGCGGCGCCGGCATAACACCCTTCCTCGCCATCCTCAGACAATTACATCGCGACAATCAGATAGCGGGCAACACCCTGTTCTTCTCCAATAAAACCGCAGGCGATATTATTTATGAAAGCGAGTTGAAAGATATCCTTGGCAACAACTTTATCAATATCCTAAGTCGCGAACCAAAAGAAGGATATGAAAGCGGCAAGATAGATGAACCTTATCTGCGTTCACACGTAACCGATTTTAATAAACATTTTTATGTGTGCGGACCTGATAAAATGATTAGTGACATTAATGGTACTTTAGAGAAGCTGGGCGCGAAACCGGATGCTGTTGTTTTCGAAAAGTAA
- a CDS encoding rhomboid family intramembrane serine protease encodes MVFPIGDDNRDRKTFPIVNYLLIALNVFVFIYWQRWGHNSEVTLGYSTVPAEILTGRDIVTQSLMEKDPITGNVTEYPGLGPTNIPVFLTLFTSMFMHGGIAHLAGNMLYLWIFGDNVEDAMGHIKYFFFYLLCGALASLCHVFSTLIFGPSLLIPSLGASGAISGVLGAYLRLFPGKRVHLLTFFIIISVPAFIAVGVWFAFQVVNGLGALGGDDAGGVAYAAHIGGFIVGLLLVGWFGKDYISRKRVAKASRGRFI; translated from the coding sequence ATGGTCTTTCCCATTGGTGATGACAACAGAGACAGGAAAACTTTTCCTATAGTGAATTACCTGCTTATAGCGTTGAATGTATTTGTGTTTATATACTGGCAGCGATGGGGTCATAACTCCGAGGTAACCCTGGGTTATTCCACCGTTCCTGCCGAGATCCTGACCGGCCGCGATATTGTTACCCAGTCATTGATGGAGAAGGATCCCATTACCGGGAATGTTACCGAATACCCGGGTTTAGGGCCCACCAACATCCCGGTTTTTCTTACCTTATTTACCTCTATGTTTATGCACGGCGGCATTGCGCACCTGGCCGGGAACATGCTCTATTTATGGATCTTTGGCGATAATGTGGAAGATGCGATGGGCCATATAAAATACTTTTTCTTTTATTTGTTATGTGGGGCACTGGCCAGTTTGTGCCATGTGTTCAGCACTTTGATCTTTGGCCCAAGTTTGCTGATCCCCAGCCTGGGCGCCTCGGGCGCTATCTCCGGCGTGCTGGGGGCTTACCTGCGATTATTCCCCGGTAAGCGGGTCCATCTGCTTACCTTCTTTATTATCATTTCGGTTCCGGCCTTTATCGCCGTAGGCGTTTGGTTTGCCTTCCAGGTAGTGAACGGCTTAGGCGCTTTAGGCGGCGATGACGCTGGTGGTGTTGCCTATGCCGCGCATATTGGCGGGTTTATTGTTGGTTTGTTATTAGTAGGCTGGTTTGGCAAGGATTATATTTCGAGGAAGAGAGTGGCGAAGGCTTCCAGAGGAAGATTTATATAG
- a CDS encoding TonB-dependent receptor: MGYDKKMLCVIACSLSAITLFAQEQTPETDTTHKVHVLQEIVISASRLQEKQLAAPVSISKLSNSQIQQTTGHDFFDAIGTMKGVHMIVPGMGFKIINTRGFSNTTNVRFVQMIDNIDNQSPHIGAPIANALSPGDLDIDHVEVIQGVASALYGMNATNGLANFTTKDPFITQGFSIQQQIAVNHVNDPNDVSARLYNETNLRWAKVIGTKWAFKINAGYNRGYDWVADNRSDLFPTGNATTNLYGADNPAYDAVNGYGNESSNRKTLTLAGKNYVVARTGYYERDVADYNLQNVKGDVSLYFRPTENSQLSYTYRTAFLNNTYQRSNRFRLQDYLLQQHIVQFRNSLFQARAYITSENTGHSYNLRSAAETLDLSFKDNNKWYADFTNAFNTAYSTKADAAAALHAARDAADNGRYQPGTDAFKDKLKQLQEINNWDIGAALKVKARLVHTEGSFDLGKALHTAFDLHVGADFRDYIIVPDGNYFINPTDSGHNLNYTSYGLFVQASKRLLHDKLQVSAVLRGTGYEYFNLKWNPRLTAVYGLTRNDFVRFSYQNGYRFPSIFEGFSNINSGGVKRVGGLKVMSNGVFENTWLKSSIDAFTAAVNKDVNTSGLSQAAAIEKNKGLLVHNTYTYLQPEQMHSFEVGYRSILFNGRFSVDVDFYYNFYSNFIAQIEGSVPNTTDSAQIPAYLYDKNKQARYRLWTNSKTIVHNYGTEIDLLYLIDNRYSLFGNASYQTLKRTSANDGLEDGFNTPKWMVNGGIRGANVYKGLGFSLSARYQSNFYYQSFLVNGTVPAVFNADAMAQYAFNKTGFTVKLGATNFLNHYYYSILGGPQIGGFYYTTLTYTLK, encoded by the coding sequence CGGCTATTACGCTGTTTGCGCAGGAACAAACACCTGAAACAGACACCACTCACAAAGTACACGTATTGCAGGAAATCGTTATCTCCGCATCCCGCTTACAGGAAAAGCAGCTCGCCGCTCCCGTAAGCATCTCAAAACTGAGCAATTCCCAAATACAACAGACCACAGGGCACGACTTCTTTGATGCCATTGGCACTATGAAAGGCGTGCATATGATCGTACCCGGCATGGGTTTTAAGATCATCAATACCCGGGGTTTCTCCAATACCACCAATGTGCGGTTTGTACAAATGATAGATAATATCGATAACCAAAGCCCCCATATTGGTGCGCCCATTGCCAATGCGTTATCACCCGGTGACCTGGATATCGATCATGTGGAAGTAATACAGGGGGTGGCCTCGGCCTTATATGGCATGAACGCTACCAACGGACTGGCGAACTTTACAACGAAAGATCCATTCATCACCCAGGGGTTCAGCATACAGCAACAGATTGCCGTGAACCATGTAAACGACCCCAATGATGTATCGGCCCGGTTGTATAACGAAACCAACCTGCGCTGGGCAAAGGTTATAGGAACAAAATGGGCTTTTAAAATAAATGCGGGATATAACCGCGGCTACGACTGGGTGGCCGATAACCGGAGCGATCTGTTCCCCACCGGCAATGCTACTACCAATTTATATGGGGCCGATAACCCGGCTTATGATGCCGTAAATGGTTATGGCAATGAATCCTCCAACCGCAAAACGCTTACCCTGGCCGGAAAGAATTACGTGGTGGCGCGCACTGGTTATTACGAGCGCGATGTAGCCGATTACAACCTGCAAAATGTAAAGGGTGATGTATCGCTTTATTTCAGACCTACAGAAAATTCACAGCTCTCTTATACCTACCGCACTGCATTTCTGAACAATACGTATCAACGTTCCAACCGTTTTCGCCTGCAGGATTATTTATTGCAACAGCATATTGTGCAGTTTAGGAATTCCCTGTTTCAGGCAAGGGCATACATTACTTCAGAAAATACCGGCCATTCTTACAACCTGCGCTCTGCGGCCGAAACCCTGGACCTGAGTTTTAAAGACAACAACAAATGGTATGCAGATTTTACCAATGCATTTAATACGGCCTATTCAACAAAAGCAGATGCGGCAGCCGCCCTGCACGCGGCCCGTGATGCGGCAGATAATGGCAGGTACCAGCCAGGCACTGATGCTTTTAAAGACAAACTGAAACAATTACAGGAGATCAATAACTGGGACATTGGCGCGGCCTTAAAAGTAAAAGCCCGCCTGGTGCATACCGAAGGATCGTTTGACCTGGGTAAAGCATTGCACACCGCTTTTGATCTGCATGTGGGCGCCGATTTCAGGGACTATATCATTGTACCTGATGGAAATTACTTTATCAATCCCACCGACTCAGGACATAATTTAAACTATACCAGCTATGGTCTTTTTGTGCAAGCCTCAAAAAGATTGCTGCACGATAAATTGCAGGTAAGCGCTGTGTTGCGTGGCACCGGTTATGAATATTTCAATTTGAAATGGAATCCCCGGCTTACTGCCGTATACGGGTTAACCCGCAATGATTTTGTGCGGTTCTCTTATCAGAACGGTTACCGGTTCCCCAGCATCTTTGAAGGGTTCTCCAATATCAACAGCGGTGGTGTAAAAAGGGTAGGGGGATTGAAAGTGATGTCGAATGGGGTATTTGAAAACACCTGGTTGAAAAGCTCTATCGACGCATTTACCGCAGCCGTGAATAAAGATGTAAATACCTCCGGACTGAGCCAGGCCGCTGCCATTGAAAAGAATAAAGGCCTTTTGGTGCATAACACCTATACGTATCTGCAACCGGAACAAATGCACTCCTTTGAAGTGGGCTACCGGTCCATTCTGTTTAACGGCCGGTTCTCGGTGGATGTGGATTTCTACTACAATTTCTATTCAAACTTTATTGCCCAGATCGAAGGCAGTGTACCCAATACTACCGACAGCGCCCAGATTCCTGCGTACCTGTATGATAAAAATAAGCAGGCCCGCTATCGCCTGTGGACCAACTCCAAAACCATTGTTCATAATTATGGCACCGAGATCGATCTGTTGTACCTGATCGATAATCGCTACTCCCTGTTCGGAAATGCCAGTTACCAGACGTTGAAAAGAACAAGCGCCAATGACGGACTGGAAGATGGTTTCAATACACCCAAATGGATGGTGAACGGCGGCATAAGAGGCGCGAATGTATACAAGGGCCTGGGCTTTTCTTTATCGGCCAGGTATCAAAGCAATTTCTACTATCAGTCGTTCCTGGTAAATGGAACTGTTCCGGCGGTTTTCAATGCCGATGCCATGGCGCAATACGCATTTAACAAAACAGGATTTACCGTAAAACTGGGCGCCACCAACTTCCTGAACCATTATTACTATTCTATCCTGGGCGGGCCGCAGATAGGTGGGTTTTATTATACTACACTTACTTATACATTAAAGTGA